A window from Streptomyces sp. NBC_00335 encodes these proteins:
- a CDS encoding cobalamin B12-binding domain-containing protein: MGVTGPIRVVVAKPGLDGHDRGAKVIARALRDAGMEVIYTGLHQTPEQIVDTAIQEDADAIGLSILSGAHNTLFARVLELLAERDAEDIKVFGGGIIPEADIAPLKEKGVAEIFTPGATTTAIVDWVRAHVRQPV; encoded by the coding sequence ATGGGTGTGACCGGTCCGATCCGTGTGGTGGTGGCCAAGCCGGGCCTCGACGGCCACGACCGAGGCGCCAAGGTGATCGCGCGGGCCCTGCGGGACGCGGGCATGGAGGTCATCTACACGGGCCTCCACCAGACCCCCGAACAGATCGTCGACACGGCGATCCAGGAGGACGCCGACGCGATCGGTCTGTCGATCCTGTCGGGCGCGCACAACACGCTGTTCGCGCGCGTGCTGGAGCTCCTCGCGGAGCGCGATGCGGAGGACATCAAGGTGTTCGGTGGCGGCATCATCCCGGAGGCGGACATTGCTCCGCTGAAGGAGAAGGGTGTGGCCGAGATCTTTACTCCGGGCGCGACTACCACGGCGATCGTGGACTGGGTCCGCGCGCACGTTCGCCAGCCGGTGTAG
- a CDS encoding esterase/lipase family protein: MGLTMSGAALRAGVLEVIVLGGHILLYPTGVLPDRPAAATHERPPVLLLHGFTDNRSVFVLLRRALGAGGRRQVEAYNYSPFTRDLRSTARHLARRVEELCERTGQDRVDLVGHSLGGLVGRYYVQRLGGDARVRTLVTLGTPHSGTRVAPFMDAHPLVRQMRPGSEVLAELRAPAPGCRTRCVAFWSEFDELMDPTETARIEHPDLLVENVQVTGIGHLALPAHPTVIAAVRRSLDGPRPIALRHPGAASVA, from the coding sequence ATGGGGCTGACCATGTCCGGGGCCGCGCTGCGGGCGGGCGTACTGGAAGTCATCGTGCTCGGCGGGCACATCCTGCTGTATCCCACCGGGGTACTGCCGGACCGACCCGCCGCCGCCACCCACGAGCGCCCGCCGGTGCTACTGCTCCACGGGTTCACCGACAACCGTTCCGTCTTCGTCCTGCTGCGCCGCGCCCTCGGGGCCGGCGGCCGACGGCAGGTGGAGGCGTACAACTACTCCCCCTTCACCCGCGACCTGCGCTCCACCGCCCGGCATCTCGCCCGGCGCGTCGAGGAGCTGTGCGAGCGCACGGGGCAGGACCGGGTGGACCTGGTGGGGCACAGCCTCGGCGGGCTGGTCGGGCGGTACTACGTCCAGCGCCTCGGCGGCGACGCCCGCGTCCGCACGCTCGTCACGCTCGGCACCCCGCATTCCGGCACCCGCGTGGCGCCCTTCATGGACGCGCACCCCTTGGTCCGGCAGATGCGCCCGGGTTCCGAGGTGCTCGCCGAACTGCGCGCGCCCGCGCCCGGCTGCCGCACCCGATGCGTTGCGTTCTGGAGCGAGTTCGACGAGCTGATGGACCCGACCGAGACGGCCCGCATCGAGCACCCGGACCTGCTCGTGGAAAACGTGCAGGTCACCGGTATCGGGCATCTCGCCCTGCCCGCGCACCCCACCGTCATCGCGGCGGTCCGGCGCTCGCTCGACGGCCCTAGGCCGATAGCCCTCCGGCACCCCGGCGCCGCATCCGTAGCCTGA
- a CDS encoding M23 family metallopeptidase has translation MPGSAEHKSLRRLSLRVTAGYSHATALLRGPHIPRPPRPPAAEAKEKLVNDRPLSGQYPDFGYDGLSTTTFAGDSAYAPYESQGQGYNYGATYGSYDTGSYDTTAWAAPQNGYAQPSVDGYTHYDGYLSTVPTQAGVSLDYQSAPFGYETPAEQTGHWSVPGYGTETGAYDATAWNTASEQTYGYGGYDQQQQQVPEPAHEQAQVHEQQYAYDYGYEVYAASSPEAEAPVAVAADVTYTDTAVFDFIPTDAADLDADAADGALAAVHDLPTQAMPVTPAAPAEPRPSRRAGSKPASKPVAKASTAKAGGSGNNRRRTPAKRSALLTVAVPSACVMGVAGVAAASVGGLTGTEKPSEETTTMAAPDPASIKPVAANSKLDTQLTALSADAGDFADRASRTQERIDLRLRQDEEKKQKAEEAAAKEAARPKFALPVARHGLSAGFGQAGVNWMSVHTGIDFPVGYGTSVMAATDGTVRSQFNSAYGNMVILTAPDGTETWYCHLSSAKIRSGKVKAGDVIAYSGDTGNSTGPHLHFEVRPGGGSPVDPQAWLRAKGLNPN, from the coding sequence ATGCCCGGTTCCGCCGAGCACAAAAGCCTCCGAAGATTGTCGTTGCGTGTAACCGCCGGGTACAGTCACGCCACTGCTCTCCTCCGAGGACCCCACATTCCTCGGCCACCCAGGCCCCCCGCTGCCGAGGCGAAAGAGAAGTTGGTGAACGACCGCCCCTTGTCGGGCCAGTACCCCGATTTCGGGTATGACGGCCTTTCCACCACCACTTTCGCTGGCGATTCGGCCTATGCGCCCTATGAATCGCAGGGTCAGGGCTACAACTACGGCGCCACCTACGGTTCTTACGACACCGGTTCGTACGACACCACGGCTTGGGCCGCCCCCCAGAACGGCTACGCGCAGCCGTCCGTCGACGGATACACCCACTACGACGGCTACCTCTCGACCGTGCCCACCCAGGCCGGCGTCTCCCTGGACTACCAGTCCGCCCCCTTCGGCTACGAGACCCCCGCCGAACAGACCGGCCACTGGTCGGTCCCGGGCTACGGGACCGAGACCGGCGCCTACGACGCCACCGCCTGGAACACGGCCTCCGAGCAGACCTACGGGTACGGCGGTTACGACCAGCAGCAGCAACAAGTCCCGGAGCCGGCGCACGAGCAGGCCCAGGTTCACGAGCAGCAGTACGCCTACGACTACGGCTACGAGGTCTACGCCGCCTCCTCACCCGAGGCCGAAGCCCCCGTCGCCGTCGCGGCCGACGTGACCTACACCGACACCGCCGTCTTCGATTTCATCCCCACCGATGCCGCGGACCTGGATGCGGACGCGGCAGACGGCGCGCTCGCCGCAGTGCACGACCTGCCCACCCAGGCCATGCCCGTCACCCCGGCCGCGCCCGCCGAGCCGCGCCCCTCGCGCCGCGCCGGCTCCAAGCCCGCCTCGAAGCCCGTCGCCAAGGCGAGCACAGCCAAGGCCGGCGGCAGCGGCAACAACCGCCGCCGTACTCCGGCCAAGCGTTCCGCGCTGCTGACCGTGGCCGTTCCCTCGGCCTGCGTGATGGGCGTCGCGGGTGTCGCCGCCGCCTCCGTGGGCGGTCTCACCGGTACGGAGAAGCCGTCCGAGGAGACCACCACGATGGCCGCGCCCGACCCGGCCTCCATCAAGCCGGTCGCGGCGAACAGCAAGCTCGACACGCAGCTCACCGCCCTCAGCGCCGACGCCGGCGACTTCGCGGACCGCGCGAGCCGCACCCAGGAACGCATCGACCTGCGCCTGCGCCAGGACGAGGAGAAGAAGCAGAAGGCGGAGGAGGCGGCGGCCAAGGAAGCGGCCCGCCCCAAGTTCGCGCTCCCCGTCGCACGGCACGGCCTCAGCGCCGGCTTCGGCCAGGCGGGCGTCAACTGGATGTCCGTGCACACAGGCATCGACTTCCCGGTGGGCTACGGGACTTCGGTCATGGCCGCCACCGACGGAACCGTGCGCAGCCAGTTCAACAGCGCCTACGGCAACATGGTGATACTGACCGCGCCCGACGGTACCGAGACCTGGTACTGCCACCTCAGCAGCGCCAAGATCCGGTCCGGCAAGGTCAAGGCCGGCGACGTGATCGCGTACTCCGGTGACACCGGCAACTCCACCGGCCCGCACCTGCACTTCGAAGTGCGGCCGGGCGGCGGTTCTCCGGTCGACCCCCAGGCCTGGCTGCGCGCCAAGGGCCTGAACCCGAACTAG
- the pcrA gene encoding DNA helicase PcrA, translated as MSSLFDDSFLADLSPSEEVPPPPEDHAAPETGADDLFGGRFDAPISGDAYYRDGAPRPVIDPAALLEGLNTEQRAAVVHAGSPLLIVAGAGSGKTRVLTHRIGHLLGARGVHPGQILAITFTNKAAGEMKERVEGLVGPRANAMWVSTFHSACVRILRRESKRLGFTSSFSIYDASDSKRLMALVCRDLDLDPKKFPPKAFSAKISNLKNELIDADAFAGQAADGFEKTLAQAYAMYQGRLGEANALDFDDIIMTTVHLLQAFPDVAEHYRRRFRHVLVDEYQDTNHAQYTLVRELVGTGYPDLPPAELCVVGDADQSIYAFRGATIRNILQFEEDYADATTILLEQNYRSTQTILSAANAVIERNENRRAKNLWTEAGNGAVITGYVADTEHDEAQFIADEIDRLTDAGDAKAGDVAIFYRTNAQSRVFEEIFIRVGLPYKVVGGVRFYERKEVRDVLAYLRVLSNPEDNVPLRRILNVPKRGIGERAEAMIDALSMREKITFPQALRRVDEAFGMAARSTNAVKRFNVLMEELRTIVDSGAGPAVVLEAVLERTGYLAELQASTDPQDETRIENLQELAAVALEFEQAREAAAAEAAENGAPPVGPGTLAEFLEQVALVADSDQIPDEDTDGNGVITLMTLHTAKGLEFPVVFLTGMEDGVFPHMRALGQTKELEEERRLAYVGITRARERLYLTRSSMRSAWGTPSYNPPSRFLEEIPAEYLQWKRTGAAQKPAGPMRTSGYGASGSGGSKASFGTSPEAFLSSSRTKSGPSGFATRRASDKPVIALVVGDRVTHDQFGLGTVMEVRGAGADAQATIDFGDEKPKRLLLRYAPVQKL; from the coding sequence ATGAGCAGCCTCTTTGACGACAGCTTCCTGGCCGACCTCTCCCCCTCCGAAGAGGTCCCCCCGCCGCCCGAAGACCACGCCGCCCCGGAGACGGGCGCGGACGATCTCTTCGGGGGCCGGTTCGACGCGCCCATCAGCGGGGACGCGTACTACCGGGACGGAGCCCCCAGGCCCGTCATCGACCCGGCGGCGCTCCTGGAGGGGTTGAACACGGAGCAGCGCGCCGCCGTGGTGCACGCGGGCTCCCCGCTGCTCATCGTGGCCGGTGCCGGCTCCGGCAAGACGCGCGTGCTGACGCACCGCATCGGCCACCTGCTGGGCGCGCGCGGGGTCCACCCGGGCCAGATCCTGGCGATCACCTTCACCAACAAGGCCGCCGGTGAGATGAAGGAGCGCGTCGAGGGCCTGGTCGGCCCGCGCGCGAACGCCATGTGGGTCTCCACCTTCCACAGCGCGTGCGTGCGCATCCTGCGCCGCGAGTCCAAGCGGCTCGGTTTCACCTCGTCCTTCTCGATCTACGACGCGTCCGACTCGAAGCGCCTGATGGCGCTCGTCTGCCGCGATCTGGACCTGGACCCGAAGAAGTTCCCGCCGAAGGCCTTCAGCGCCAAGATCTCGAACCTGAAGAACGAGCTCATCGACGCGGACGCCTTCGCCGGGCAGGCCGCCGACGGGTTCGAGAAGACCCTCGCCCAGGCGTACGCGATGTACCAGGGGCGGCTCGGCGAGGCCAACGCGCTCGACTTCGACGACATCATCATGACCACGGTCCACCTGCTCCAGGCCTTCCCGGACGTCGCGGAGCACTACCGGCGCCGCTTCCGGCACGTGCTGGTCGACGAGTACCAGGACACCAACCACGCCCAGTACACGCTCGTGCGCGAGCTGGTCGGCACCGGCTACCCGGACCTGCCGCCCGCCGAGCTGTGCGTCGTGGGCGATGCCGACCAGTCGATCTACGCCTTCCGCGGCGCGACCATCCGCAACATCCTCCAGTTCGAAGAGGACTACGCGGACGCGACCACGATCCTGCTGGAGCAGAACTACCGCTCCACGCAGACGATCCTGTCCGCCGCCAACGCGGTCATCGAGCGCAACGAGAACCGTCGCGCGAAGAACCTGTGGACCGAGGCGGGCAACGGCGCCGTCATCACCGGCTACGTCGCGGACACCGAGCACGACGAGGCGCAGTTCATCGCCGACGAGATCGACCGGCTGACGGACGCGGGCGACGCGAAGGCCGGCGACGTCGCGATCTTCTACCGGACCAACGCGCAGTCCCGCGTGTTCGAGGAGATCTTCATCCGCGTCGGACTGCCCTACAAGGTCGTCGGCGGCGTCCGGTTCTACGAGCGCAAGGAGGTCCGCGACGTCCTCGCGTACCTGCGCGTCCTGTCGAATCCCGAGGACAACGTCCCGCTCCGCCGGATCCTGAACGTGCCCAAGCGCGGGATCGGCGAGCGCGCCGAGGCGATGATCGACGCGCTCTCCATGCGCGAGAAGATCACCTTCCCGCAGGCGCTGCGCCGGGTCGACGAAGCCTTCGGCATGGCCGCCCGCTCGACCAACGCCGTCAAGCGCTTCAACGTGCTGATGGAGGAGCTCCGTACGATCGTCGACTCGGGCGCCGGCCCTGCGGTGGTCCTGGAGGCGGTCCTGGAGCGTACGGGCTACCTCGCCGAACTCCAGGCCTCGACCGACCCGCAGGACGAGACGCGCATCGAGAACCTCCAGGAACTCGCCGCCGTGGCACTCGAATTCGAGCAGGCCAGGGAAGCGGCGGCCGCCGAGGCCGCGGAGAACGGCGCCCCGCCCGTGGGCCCCGGCACGCTCGCGGAGTTCCTGGAGCAGGTCGCGCTGGTCGCCGACTCCGACCAGATCCCGGACGAGGACACCGACGGCAACGGGGTCATCACCCTGATGACCCTGCACACCGCCAAGGGCCTCGAGTTCCCGGTGGTCTTCCTGACCGGCATGGAGGACGGGGTCTTCCCGCACATGCGCGCGCTGGGCCAGACCAAGGAGCTGGAGGAGGAGCGCCGCCTCGCCTACGTGGGCATCACGCGGGCGCGCGAGCGGCTGTACCTGACCCGGTCGAGCATGCGCAGCGCATGGGGCACCCCCTCCTACAACCCGCCGTCGCGGTTCCTGGAAGAGATCCCGGCCGAGTACCTGCAGTGGAAGCGGACGGGCGCGGCGCAGAAGCCGGCGGGCCCGATGCGGACCTCCGGGTACGGGGCTTCGGGCTCGGGCGGGTCGAAGGCCTCCTTCGGCACCTCGCCGGAGGCCTTCCTGTCCTCGTCGCGTACGAAGTCGGGCCCGTCGGGGTTCGCCACGCGGCGGGCCTCCGACAAGCCGGTCATCGCGCTGGTGGTCGGGGACCGGGTCACGCACGACCAGTTCGGGCTGGGCACGGTCATGGAGGTCAGGGGAGCGGGCGCGGACGCGCAGGCCACCATCGACTTCGGGGACGAGAAGCCGAAGCGGCTCCTGCTGCGGTACGCGCCGGTGCAGAAGCTCTGA
- a CDS encoding C40 family peptidase translates to MNEYGFPSSHPSPHHRKPRTRRHPHAPAAVVTTAALSSLGLLLPHQAAAAPAPRPSVEEVRTRVDELHRQAGTATQAYDAAAGRTEAQRALLSALMDQIAGTTQKLNEARRLLGSYAADRYRGAGGLGGTATLLLSDDPQAFFTQTHLLNRLGGREDALLNRYIRARAETAGQRREAAVVVGELERAQEELRGRKQEVQARLAEANTLLARLTAPERARALAPRAPAASGPLPSDAAASASGARAVAFARAQLGKPYVWGATGPRSYDCSGLTQAAWRAAGITLPRTTWDQVKAAPRIATKDLRPGDLVFFYSDISHVGIYIGGGRMIHAPRPGTSVREDSVYYQPIYGSVRPG, encoded by the coding sequence GTGAACGAGTACGGATTCCCCTCGTCCCACCCTTCCCCCCACCACCGCAAGCCGCGCACCCGAAGACATCCGCACGCCCCCGCCGCGGTCGTCACGACCGCGGCCCTGTCCTCCTTGGGCCTGCTCCTGCCCCACCAGGCCGCGGCGGCTCCGGCGCCCCGCCCCTCGGTGGAGGAGGTACGGACCCGCGTGGACGAGCTGCACCGGCAGGCGGGCACGGCCACCCAGGCCTACGACGCGGCGGCCGGGCGGACCGAGGCGCAGCGGGCCCTGCTGTCGGCGCTCATGGACCAGATCGCCGGCACCACGCAGAAGCTGAACGAGGCCCGGCGGCTGCTCGGCAGCTACGCCGCCGACCGGTACCGCGGCGCCGGCGGCCTCGGCGGGACCGCGACCCTGCTGCTCAGCGACGATCCGCAGGCCTTCTTCACGCAGACGCACCTGCTGAACCGGCTCGGCGGCCGCGAGGACGCGCTGCTCAACCGGTACATCCGGGCCAGGGCGGAGACGGCCGGCCAACGCCGGGAGGCGGCCGTGGTGGTCGGGGAACTGGAGCGGGCGCAGGAGGAGCTGCGCGGGCGCAAGCAGGAGGTGCAGGCCCGGCTCGCGGAGGCGAACACCCTGCTGGCGCGGCTCACCGCGCCGGAGCGGGCCCGGGCCCTGGCCCCCCGGGCCCCGGCCGCCTCGGGACCGCTGCCCTCGGACGCCGCGGCGTCGGCGTCGGGTGCCAGGGCGGTCGCCTTCGCCCGGGCCCAGCTGGGGAAACCGTACGTCTGGGGCGCGACCGGCCCGCGGTCGTACGACTGCTCCGGCCTGACCCAGGCCGCCTGGCGGGCCGCGGGGATCACGCTGCCGCGGACCACTTGGGACCAGGTGAAGGCGGCCCCGCGGATCGCGACCAAGGATCTGCGCCCGGGGGACCTGGTCTTCTTCTACTCGGACATCAGCCACGTCGGGATCTACATCGGCGGCGGCCGCATGATCCACGCCCCGCGGCCGGGGACGTCCGTCCGCGAGGACTCGGTCTACTACCAGCCGATCTACGGGAGCGTCCGGCCGGGGTGA
- a CDS encoding class F sortase — MPRPQERTKPRGGWGVVAVVALSGAFLLTNGLELNGGPPQPAQAATLVSDPAHDEAARRLPPAPRPLKPSPPTRIRIPAVQVDAPVTRVGLDPEGWVDAPPPEDRNLAGWYEGSPAPGTQGTTVIDGHVDNKQGPAVFYTLGSLGRGQHIEVDRQDGRTAVFTVYGNEVVGKNAFPAARVYGPKGAPELRVITCGGGFSKKGGYDGNVVVFARLTEIRG, encoded by the coding sequence ATGCCCCGCCCCCAGGAGCGTACGAAGCCTCGCGGCGGCTGGGGCGTCGTTGCCGTGGTCGCCCTCAGCGGCGCGTTTCTCCTCACCAACGGACTCGAACTGAACGGCGGTCCGCCGCAGCCCGCGCAGGCCGCCACGCTGGTCAGCGACCCGGCCCACGACGAGGCCGCCCGCCGCCTCCCGCCGGCCCCGCGGCCGCTGAAGCCCTCCCCGCCGACCCGGATCCGGATTCCGGCCGTACAGGTCGACGCCCCCGTCACCCGGGTCGGACTCGACCCCGAGGGATGGGTCGACGCCCCGCCGCCGGAGGACCGGAACCTGGCCGGCTGGTACGAGGGCTCCCCCGCCCCGGGCACGCAGGGCACGACGGTGATCGACGGCCATGTGGACAACAAGCAGGGTCCGGCCGTCTTCTACACGCTCGGCTCGCTGGGGCGGGGGCAGCACATCGAGGTGGACCGACAGGACGGCCGTACCGCCGTGTTCACGGTGTACGGCAACGAGGTCGTCGGCAAGAACGCCTTCCCGGCGGCGCGGGTCTACGGCCCCAAGGGCGCCCCTGAACTCCGTGTGATCACCTGCGGCGGGGGCTTCTCGAAGAAGGGGGGCTACGACGGCAACGTGGTCGTCTTCGCCCGCCTGACGGAGATCCGCGGATAA
- a CDS encoding C40 family peptidase, producing MASHRKPRQRPLTGGTARSSVRTTAATLALAGAATATAFEGTSHADPQPTPSQVKAEMDRLYEEAEAASDRYNGAKEKADEAQRALDGLRDETARKTDRLNTARSALGSLAATQYRSGTLGTAVRLAMSDDPQEYLDRAALITRAGNRNAADISAVRRGLDEVGKLRDRATGRLADLRVRQRELAAHKAEIEEKLTAAQRLLAKLTAEERAAYEARSAGPAPSGPATRTPPPSDGSRAARAVAFAYGAIGKPYVWGATGPGSYDCSGLTQAAWRAAGVSLPRTTYTQINAGQRVSRDALAPGDLVFFYSGVTHVGMYIGNGQMIHAPRPGSTVRLAPIDSMPWAGASRPA from the coding sequence GTGGCCAGTCATCGAAAGCCCAGGCAGCGCCCGCTCACCGGCGGCACGGCACGGAGCTCCGTACGCACCACCGCCGCCACCCTCGCCCTCGCGGGCGCTGCCACCGCCACCGCGTTCGAAGGCACGTCCCACGCCGATCCGCAGCCGACGCCCTCGCAGGTCAAGGCGGAGATGGACCGGCTCTACGAGGAGGCCGAGGCCGCGTCGGACCGGTACAACGGGGCGAAGGAGAAGGCCGACGAGGCGCAGCGCGCGCTCGACGGTCTGCGGGACGAGACCGCACGCAAGACCGACCGGCTCAACACGGCCCGCAGCGCGCTCGGTTCGCTGGCCGCGACGCAGTACCGCAGCGGCACGCTGGGCACCGCCGTACGGCTGGCGATGTCCGACGATCCGCAGGAGTACCTGGACCGGGCCGCCCTCATCACCCGCGCCGGGAACCGCAACGCGGCCGACATCTCCGCCGTGCGGCGGGGGCTCGACGAGGTCGGCAAGCTCAGGGACCGGGCCACCGGGCGCCTCGCCGACCTGCGGGTCCGCCAGCGCGAACTCGCCGCCCACAAGGCCGAGATCGAGGAGAAGCTGACCGCGGCGCAGCGGCTGCTGGCCAAGCTGACGGCCGAGGAGCGGGCGGCCTACGAGGCCCGCTCGGCCGGCCCCGCCCCGAGCGGCCCCGCCACCCGGACTCCGCCGCCCTCCGACGGCTCCCGCGCGGCCCGCGCGGTGGCGTTCGCGTACGGGGCGATCGGCAAGCCGTACGTGTGGGGAGCGACGGGACCGGGCTCGTACGACTGCTCCGGCCTGACCCAGGCGGCCTGGCGGGCGGCCGGGGTGTCGCTGCCGCGCACCACCTACACGCAGATCAACGCGGGACAGCGGGTCTCCCGCGATGCGCTGGCCCCCGGCGACCTGGTGTTCTTCTACTCCGGCGTCACGCACGTCGGCATGTACATCGGCAACGGCCAGATGATCCACGCCCCGCGCCCCGGCTCCACGGTCCGCCTCGCGCCGATCGATTCGATGCCCTGGGCCGGAGCCTCCCGGCCCGCCTGA
- a CDS encoding LuxR C-terminal-related transcriptional regulator, whose translation MTEDSASTGGVTRRVRVVLVDDHRMFRTGVQAEIGETERTGVEVVGEAADVDQAVTVITATRPEVVLLDVHLPGGGGVEVLRRCAPLMGAVEDPVRFLALSVSDAAEDVIGVIRGGARGYVTKTITGTDLVDSVFRVQDGDAVFSPRLAGFVLDAFASTDAPPVDEDLDRLTQREREVLRLIARGYAYKEIAKQLFISVKTVESHVSAVLRKLQLSNRHELTRWATARRLI comes from the coding sequence ATGACCGAGGACAGCGCGAGCACCGGCGGCGTGACCAGGAGGGTCCGGGTGGTGCTCGTCGACGACCACCGGATGTTCCGCACCGGGGTACAGGCCGAGATCGGCGAGACCGAGCGGACCGGGGTCGAGGTCGTCGGCGAAGCCGCCGACGTGGACCAGGCCGTCACCGTCATCACCGCCACCCGACCCGAAGTGGTGCTCCTCGACGTGCACCTGCCCGGTGGCGGCGGCGTCGAGGTACTGCGCCGCTGCGCCCCGCTGATGGGCGCCGTCGAGGACCCCGTGCGGTTCCTGGCCCTGTCGGTGTCGGACGCCGCCGAGGACGTCATCGGGGTCATCCGGGGCGGTGCCCGCGGCTATGTCACCAAGACGATCACCGGCACCGACCTGGTGGACTCGGTCTTCCGCGTCCAGGACGGGGACGCGGTGTTCTCGCCGCGCCTCGCGGGCTTCGTGCTCGACGCCTTCGCCTCGACGGACGCCCCGCCGGTCGACGAGGACCTGGACCGCCTCACCCAGCGCGAGCGCGAGGTGCTGCGGCTGATCGCGCGCGGGTACGCGTACAAGGAGATCGCCAAGCAGCTGTTCATCTCGGTCAAGACGGTGGAATCCCACGTCTCGGCGGTGCTGCGCAAGCTCCAGCTCTCCAACCGCCACGAGCTGACCCGCTGGGCGACGGCCCGCCGGCTTATCTGA
- a CDS encoding ATP-binding protein: MPVAAAPRPPYAPDSDETPQRKLYRSADGRMLGGVARGLAGHLGLPVVWVRLTFLGLFMWGDGLGVLLYAAFWVFVPLGVGGRSGHRSYFDILPDGTRRLRKPERGQIIALIALCVGAGIFISQVQVGGSSGRYVWPTLLVGAGVVLVWRQADNARRAHWNAAAGRYARLLQAARALAGVALVGVGLTVFIVVRGSAAQLGNVLTATLAVLVGVALLAGPWLIRMTQDLSEERLMRIRAQERAEVAAHVHDSVLHTLTLIQRNAEDVGEVRRLARAQERELRNWLYKPEGTGKDEGQEPTTLADAVKKTAAEVEDHHGVQIEVVVVGDCPLDEKLAAQMQAAREAMVNAAKYGGDGGPVQVYAEVEGQTVFVSVRDRGPGFDIDAVPDDRMGVRESIIGRMQRNGGTARLRSAPDGGTEVELEMERAAKAA; this comes from the coding sequence ATGCCCGTAGCAGCCGCCCCACGCCCGCCGTACGCACCGGACTCCGACGAAACGCCGCAGCGCAAGCTCTACCGCAGCGCCGACGGCCGGATGCTCGGCGGAGTCGCGCGCGGCCTCGCCGGGCACCTGGGCCTGCCCGTCGTCTGGGTCCGGCTCACCTTCCTCGGCCTGTTCATGTGGGGCGACGGCCTCGGCGTGCTGCTCTATGCCGCGTTCTGGGTCTTCGTACCGCTCGGCGTCGGCGGCCGCAGCGGCCACCGCTCCTACTTCGACATCCTCCCCGACGGCACCCGGCGGCTGCGCAAGCCCGAGCGGGGCCAGATCATCGCGCTGATCGCGCTGTGCGTCGGCGCGGGCATCTTCATCTCCCAGGTCCAGGTCGGCGGCAGCTCCGGACGGTACGTGTGGCCGACCCTGCTCGTCGGCGCCGGCGTGGTCCTGGTCTGGCGCCAGGCCGACAACGCCCGCCGCGCCCACTGGAACGCCGCCGCCGGCCGGTACGCCCGGCTGCTGCAGGCCGCCCGCGCCCTCGCGGGCGTGGCCCTGGTCGGCGTGGGCCTGACCGTCTTCATCGTGGTCCGCGGCTCCGCCGCCCAGCTGGGCAACGTACTGACCGCCACCCTCGCCGTCCTCGTCGGCGTAGCCCTCCTCGCCGGCCCCTGGCTGATCCGGATGACCCAGGACCTCTCCGAGGAGCGCCTGATGCGCATCCGCGCCCAGGAGCGCGCCGAGGTGGCCGCCCACGTCCACGACTCCGTGCTGCACACCCTCACCCTGATCCAGCGCAACGCCGAGGACGTCGGCGAGGTGCGCCGCCTCGCCCGCGCCCAGGAGCGGGAGCTGCGCAACTGGCTGTACAAGCCCGAGGGCACCGGCAAGGACGAGGGCCAGGAACCCACGACACTGGCCGACGCCGTGAAGAAGACCGCCGCCGAGGTCGAGGACCACCACGGGGTCCAGATCGAGGTGGTCGTCGTCGGCGACTGCCCCCTCGACGAGAAGCTGGCCGCACAGATGCAGGCCGCGCGCGAGGCGATGGTCAATGCCGCCAAGTACGGTGGCGACGGCGGCCCCGTCCAGGTGTACGCCGAGGTGGAGGGCCAGACGGTGTTCGTGTCCGTACGCGACCGCGGACCCGGCTTCGACATCGACGCGGTACCGGACGACCGGATGGGCGTACGAGAATCGATCATCGGCCGGATGCAGCGCAACGGCGGGACCGCCCGACTGCGGTCCGCGCCCGACGGCGGCACGGAAGTCGAGCTGGAGATGGAGAGGGCGGCGAAGGCAGCATGA